CATCATCCGACTCGGACTTGGGTACGTCCCGCAGAACGACAACGTGTTCGGGGCGCTCTCGGTGCAGGAGAACCTCGAGATGGGGGCGTACATCCTCGACGACGTACCCCAGGAGTCGCTCGACGCAGTGTACGAGCGGTTCCCCATCCTCAAAGAGCGACGCGAGCAGAAGGCGGGGACGATGAGCGGCGGCCAACAGCAGATGCTCGCGATGGGTCGCGCGCTGATGCTCGACCCCGACCTGCTCCTCCTGGACGAACCGAGCGCCGGTCTCGCGCCCGACCTCGTCGACGAGATGTTCGACAAGATAGACGAGATCAACGAGGCGGGGACAGCCGTCCTGATGGTCGAGCAGAACGCCAAAGAGGCGCTGCGGCGCTGCGACCGCGGCTACGTCCTCGTCAACGGACAGAATCGCTACATGGACACCG
This genomic stretch from Haloprofundus salilacus harbors:
- a CDS encoding ABC transporter ATP-binding protein, with translation MTLLKVRDLDAGYGDLQILTDVDLDVEESEYVTIVGPNGAGKSTVMKSVFGLTSHMGGTVTFADSEITGANPEDIIRLGLGYVPQNDNVFGALSVQENLEMGAYILDDVPQESLDAVYERFPILKERREQKAGTMSGGQQQMLAMGRALMLDPDLLLLDEPSAGLAPDLVDEMFDKIDEINEAGTAVLMVEQNAKEALRRCDRGYVLVNGQNRYMDTGRALLDDEEVRQDFLGG